A section of the Triticum dicoccoides isolate Atlit2015 ecotype Zavitan chromosome 7A, WEW_v2.0, whole genome shotgun sequence genome encodes:
- the LOC119334005 gene encoding uncharacterized protein LOC119334005, with the protein MTYSTPPKEEAKWWLPVGLAFTAWANAVATAYSNDFGGDGGWGRGSALDGLELPQNSGGSPALPPGASPPAATPPPPSTPLGFVVAMDWSWRERTEQIWSGRAPSCFSVSNGEADTFTQEIEKHMIAAFSVLELRLTTNGHVYGAFVFKLFGMDQIHCVMQKLKIFLQISVEGRQPMFSPLKLHHCPLDYHCDSSDWRSQTISLTALEEVEINGFEGAEHEFDLLKLILRSAPILKKMTVKLSEEASSSTDGCAKIYNILKACSSVEFYIYHGSGDLNSEVVLGSVAVAPVSGDLIFSSSSRWRRVDVLLWRWIRATCPDPVGVGHQRDATALAIRSRASGCFGRLSAARELELLLPTYMARQASLLGRGGALNERNGTNPIAMAAAAAAAARSRATAAAAWARLLSHRHVAAAGASGSLPHLAGPQIAPQRRHFAFSSVSPGAGGGGRDKEPLFTEQTVYDLLFQLERERQKEREDRRKAGAGGGGEKGDEGEEEEEEDFMGVKPLIEKLERRNAKEANLPDESFLEPSDSESDEDDERFSSDSIRRRVDEFDRKCKRQSELLRSFAEAETLDDAHKIMTKIDKFEQRHLSLPLEYRVIGDMMNRLKDSTGKERFILLQKLNRAVRLMECKEAYDPSNPANFGLIQHQQVDSPDDVIDNAGFDKEKQMIQGESLDDEDEEFNEDKEKDDMLIEKLNAIEKKIEDKLADLDHTFGKKGRVLEEEIKDLVEERNSLTDKKRRPMYRKGFDVKVIDVNRTCKVTKGGQIAKYTALLATGNYHGVVGFAKAKGPTAKIAIQRAYEKCFQNLHYMERYEEHTIAHAIQAKYEKTKIYLWPGPMRSGMCAAGRTVETVMYLAGFSNVKSKIIGSRSPLNVIKALFIALNAIETPKDVEQKFGRTVVESYLL; encoded by the exons atgacttaCTCCACACCGCCAAAGGAGGAGGCAAAATGGTGGCTGCCCGTCGGATTGGCCTTCACCGCCTGGGCGAACGCAGTAGCCACCGCGTATTCCAACGActtcggcggcgacggcggttggGGAAGAGGCAGCGCGCTCGACGGATTGGAGCTCCCGCAGAACTCCGGTGGATCTCCAGCACTGCCGCCCGGAGCATCCCCACCGGCAGCAACTCCCCCGCCGCCGTCCACACCACTAGGTTTCGTCGTCGCCATGGATTGGAGCTGGAGGGAGAGGACGGAGCAGATCTGGTCTGGTCGGGCGCCGTCG TGCTTCTCCGTTTCCAATGGCGAGGCGGATACCTTTACACAGGAGATAGAGAAGCATATGATTGCTGCCTTCTCTGTTTTGGAGCTACGTCTCACAACCAATGGCCATGTTTATGGAGCATTTGTGTTTAAACTCTTTGGGATGGATCAAATTCATTGTGTTATGCAGAAGCTTAAGATCTTCCTGCAGATATCAGTG GAGGGGCGACAGCCCATGTTCTCCCCACTGAAACTCCACCACTGCCCACTAGATTATCACTGTGATTCTTCAGACTGGAGGTCACAAACTATCTCCTTGACTGCTCTTGAAGAAGTGGAGATCAACGGCTTCGAAGGAGCAGAACATGAGTTTGATTTATTGAAACTGATACTTAGATCTGCACCAATTCTTAAGAAAATGACTGTGAAGCTTTCAGAGGAAGCCTCATCAAGTACGGATGGATGCGCAAAAATATACAACATCCTCAAGGCTTGTTCTTCCGTGGAATTCTATATTTATCATGGCTCTGGTGA TCTGAACAGCGAGGTGGTGTTGGGCTCTGTGGCGGTGGCTCCAGTTAGCGGCGACCTCATCTTCTCATCCTCCTCGCGGTGGAGGCGCGTCGACGTGCTGCTTTGGCGGTGGATCAGGGCGACGTGCCCTGATCCGGTGGGTGTCGGCCATCAGCGGGATGCAACAGCGCTGGCTATTCGGAGCCGTGCGAGTGGCTGCTTTGGTCGGCTCTCGGCTGCGAGGGAATTGGAGTTGCTACTCCCGACCTACATGGCCCGCCAGGCGTCACTGCTCGGTCGGGGCGGTGCTTTG AACGAACGGAACGGAACAAACcccatcgccatggccgccgccgccgccgccgccgcgaggtcgcgcgccaccgccgccgccgcgtggGCTCGCCTGCTCTCCCACCgccacgtcgccgccgccggcgcgtCCGGATCGCTGCCCCACCTGGCAGGCCCGCAGATCGCGCCCCAGCGCCGCCACTTCGCCTTCTCCTCCGTCTCccccggcgccggcggcgggggcaGGGACAAGGAGCCGCTGTTCACCGAGCAGACCGTCTACGACCTGCTGTTCCAGCTGGAGCGGGAGCGGCAGAAGGAACGCGAGGATCGGCGCAAGgccggggccggcggcggcggcgagaagggggacgagggggaggaggaggaggaggaggacttcaTGGGCGTGAAGCCGCTGATCGAGAAGCTGGAGCGGCGGAACGCCAAGGAGGCCAACCTCCCCGACGAGTCCTTCCTGGAGCCCAGCGACTCCGAGTCCGACGAGGACGACGAGCGCTTCTCCTCCGACTCCATCCGCCGCCGCGTCGACGAGTTCGACCGCAAGTGCAAGCGCCAATCCGAGCTCCTCCGCTCCTTCGCCGAGGCCG AGACCCTTGATGATGCTCACAAGATCATGACGAAGATCGACAAGTTCGAGCAGCGCCATCTGAGCCTGCCGCTGGAGTACAGGGTCATCGGGGACATGATGAACCGCCTCAAGGACTCCACGGGGAAAGAGCGCTTCATCCTCCTGCAGAAGCTGAACCGGGCCGTCAGGCTCATGGAGTGCAAGGAGGCATACGACCCCAGCAACCCCGCAAACTTCGGGCTTATCCAGCACCAGCAGGTCGACTCTCCAGACGATGTGATTGATAACGCTGGCTTCGACAAGGAGAAGCAGATGATCCAAGGAGAGAGCCTCGATGACGAGGATGAGGAGTTCAATGAAGACAAGGAGAAGGACGATATGCTCATCGAGAAACTAAATGCTATTGAGAAGAAGATCGAGGACAAATTGGCGGACCTGGATCATACGTTTGGTAAGAAGGGCAGGGTTTTGGAAGAGGAAATAAAGGATCTGGTGGAGGAGAGGAACTCCCTGACGGACAAAAAGAGGAGGCCTATGTACAGAAAA GGTTTTGATGTGAAGGTCATTGATGTTAATCGGACATGCAAAGTTACAAAG GGAGGCCAAATAGCAAAATACACAGCATTGTTGGCAACtggaaactaccatggtgttgtaggTTTTGCAAAAGCTAAAGGTCCAACAGCAAAGATTGCAATACAGAGG GCCTATGAGAAATGCTTCCAGAACCTACATTACATGGAGCGTTATGAGGAGCACACAATTGCTCATGCAATTCAGGCCAAATATGAGAAAACAAAG ATCTACCTCTGGCCCGGACCAATGAGGAGCGGGATGTGCGCCGCCGGCAGGACTGTCGAAACTGTGATGTATCTAGCCGGGTTTAGCAATGTCAAGTCAAAG ATTATCGGATCGAGGAGCCCGCTCAACGTTATCAAGGCTCTCTTCATAGCACTGAATGCC ATTGAAACGCCCAAGGATGTGGAGCAGAAGTTTGGACGGACTGTTGTGGAGTCGTACTTGTTGTAG